The following are from one region of the Chromobacterium phragmitis genome:
- a CDS encoding histone deacetylase family protein — protein sequence MFTWLKNRLQRNGLTAYVTHPDCLRHNMGVGHPECPERLTAIRDQLMASQIFDSLQEVEAPEVSYEQLARVHPPRYVEYLEACAPSVGTFRMDPDTAMSPGTLMAARRAAGAVVKAVELVAEDKAPNAFCAVRPPGHHAESNKAMGFCFFNNIAVGVTHALAHYKFERVAVVDFDVHHGNGTEEILHDDPRVLMVSIFQHPFYPYCGDEAMGPNMHNVPLKAGSGGREFRETVENVWLPLLHAFQPQMLFISAGFDAHREDDMGSLGLTESDYEWVTRHLLQIADQYCAGRVVSVLEGGYDLSALGRSVAAHIRVLSDG from the coding sequence GTGTTCACTTGGCTGAAAAACCGCCTGCAGCGCAACGGCCTGACCGCCTACGTCACCCATCCGGATTGCCTGCGACACAATATGGGGGTGGGCCACCCCGAATGCCCGGAGCGCCTGACCGCCATCCGGGACCAGTTGATGGCCTCGCAAATCTTCGACAGCCTGCAGGAGGTCGAAGCCCCGGAAGTCAGCTACGAGCAATTGGCTCGGGTGCATCCCCCGCGCTACGTCGAATATCTGGAGGCCTGCGCCCCCAGCGTCGGCACCTTCCGCATGGACCCGGACACCGCGATGTCGCCCGGCACGCTGATGGCCGCGCGCCGCGCCGCCGGCGCGGTGGTGAAGGCGGTGGAGCTGGTGGCAGAGGACAAGGCGCCCAATGCCTTCTGCGCGGTGCGCCCCCCCGGCCACCATGCCGAAAGCAACAAGGCGATGGGCTTCTGCTTCTTCAACAACATAGCAGTCGGCGTCACCCACGCGCTGGCGCATTACAAGTTCGAACGGGTCGCGGTGGTGGATTTCGACGTCCACCACGGCAACGGCACCGAGGAAATCCTGCACGACGACCCGCGGGTGCTGATGGTGTCCATCTTCCAGCACCCGTTCTACCCCTATTGCGGCGATGAGGCGATGGGGCCGAACATGCACAATGTCCCGCTGAAGGCCGGCAGCGGAGGGCGGGAGTTTCGCGAGACGGTGGAAAATGTCTGGTTGCCGCTGCTGCACGCGTTCCAGCCGCAGATGCTGTTCATCTCCGCCGGCTTCGACGCGCACAGAGAAGACGACATGGGTTCGCTGGGCCTGACGGAATCGGACTACGAGTGGGTGACCCGCCATCTGCTGCAGATAGCCGATCAATACTGCGCCGGCCGAGTGGTGTCGGTGCTGGAGGGAGGTTACGACCTGTCGGCGCTGGGCCGCAGCGTGGCCGCCCACATCCGCGTGCTGTCGGACGGTTGA
- a CDS encoding DUF58 domain-containing protein: MWPFRERLRRWWWSRLPLEDVCELSQRRIYLLPTRFGLLLIAAALAVWLGALNYQVSLAYALAFWIAGLLLVAVLMAYRQLAGLRVSAEGGAAVFAGEDARFFLRLENPSPAGRRVGVSTAGGDRVEGALEAVGEARLALALTAARRGWLPLPACVLESDAPFGLVRAWAVLKLRARVLVYPAPLPDTARGRRDAEPGRGGGERGGDEDFSHLDLYRIGDAPRQIAWKVLARRDALASKRFSAEAGEGLLRLGWDDYDGETGAERRLSRLVWRVEQCERRRLRYRLCLPDGEIGPQPRQRELALGALALFGSRK; this comes from the coding sequence ATGTGGCCATTCCGTGAGCGGCTGCGGCGCTGGTGGTGGTCGAGGCTGCCGCTGGAGGATGTTTGCGAGCTGTCGCAGCGGCGCATCTATCTGCTGCCAACCCGCTTCGGCTTGCTGCTGATCGCGGCGGCGCTCGCGGTGTGGCTGGGCGCGCTCAATTACCAAGTCAGCCTGGCTTACGCGCTGGCATTCTGGATCGCCGGCCTGCTGCTGGTCGCGGTGCTGATGGCCTACCGCCAGCTGGCTGGCTTGCGGGTCAGCGCCGAGGGAGGCGCGGCGGTGTTCGCCGGAGAGGACGCGCGGTTTTTCCTGCGGCTGGAGAATCCATCGCCGGCGGGACGGCGGGTGGGGGTGTCGACAGCGGGGGGCGATCGTGTCGAGGGGGCGCTGGAAGCGGTCGGCGAGGCGCGTCTGGCGCTGGCATTGACCGCCGCGAGGCGGGGCTGGCTGCCGTTGCCGGCCTGCGTGCTGGAAAGCGACGCGCCGTTCGGCCTGGTGCGGGCCTGGGCGGTGTTGAAGTTGCGGGCCCGGGTGCTGGTCTACCCTGCGCCCTTGCCCGACACGGCTAGGGGACGCAGGGACGCGGAGCCTGGGCGAGGCGGCGGCGAGCGCGGGGGCGACGAGGACTTTTCCCATCTTGATCTTTATCGCATTGGCGACGCGCCGCGGCAGATCGCCTGGAAAGTGCTGGCCCGCCGCGACGCGCTGGCCAGCAAGCGCTTTTCCGCGGAGGCCGGCGAAGGGCTGCTGCGGCTGGGCTGGGATGATTATGACGGCGAGACCGGCGCGGAGCGCCGGCTATCGCGGCTGGTTTGGCGGGTGGAGCAGTGCGAGCGGCGGCGCCTGCGCTATCGCTTGTGCCTGCCCGACGGCGAAATCGGCCCGCAACCGCGGCAGCGGGAGCTGGCGCTGGGCGCGCTGGCCTTGTTCGGGAGCCGGAAGTGA
- the rpoS gene encoding RNA polymerase sigma factor RpoS, translating into MSNEIDILDEDDILDEDNGEEASAEAEAEESNDSTSVFEDVVADVTQIYLNDIGNNALLTPQEELALARRVVAGEFEARQKMIEHNLRLVVNIAKHYINRGLALLDLIEEGNIGLMHALEKFDPERGFRFSTYATWWIRQSIERAIMNQSRTIRLPVHVIKELNVYLRASRHLESQIGREPSVEEIAHLVGKPVDDVRKVLNLNERMASLDAPLDIDPMLSIGESIPDEQHEEPELQLHNSQLETFVHDWLSQLNEKQRLVIERRYGLNGYEICTLEELAASLSLTRERVRQIQIEGLEQLRRILRRKGISRDFLL; encoded by the coding sequence ATGAGCAACGAAATAGACATCCTGGACGAGGATGACATTCTCGACGAAGACAACGGCGAAGAAGCTTCCGCCGAGGCCGAAGCCGAGGAAAGCAACGACAGCACCTCGGTCTTCGAAGACGTGGTCGCCGACGTCACCCAGATTTATCTGAACGACATCGGCAACAACGCGCTCTTGACGCCGCAGGAGGAACTGGCTCTCGCCAGGCGGGTGGTGGCCGGCGAGTTCGAAGCCCGCCAGAAGATGATCGAGCACAACCTTCGGCTGGTGGTGAACATCGCCAAACACTACATCAACCGCGGTCTGGCCCTGCTCGATCTGATCGAAGAGGGCAATATCGGCCTGATGCACGCGCTGGAAAAGTTCGACCCGGAGCGCGGCTTCCGCTTCTCCACCTATGCCACCTGGTGGATACGCCAGAGCATCGAGCGGGCGATCATGAACCAGTCGCGCACCATTCGGCTGCCGGTTCACGTGATCAAGGAGTTGAACGTGTATCTGCGGGCCTCGCGCCATCTGGAAAGCCAGATCGGCCGCGAGCCCAGCGTCGAGGAGATCGCCCATCTGGTCGGCAAGCCGGTGGACGACGTGCGCAAGGTGCTGAACCTGAACGAACGCATGGCCTCGCTGGACGCGCCGCTGGACATCGATCCGATGCTGTCCATCGGCGAGTCCATCCCGGACGAGCAGCACGAGGAGCCGGAACTGCAGCTGCACAACAGCCAGCTTGAAACCTTCGTCCACGACTGGCTGAGCCAGTTGAACGAGAAGCAGCGACTGGTAATCGAGCGGCGCTACGGCCTCAACGGCTACGAAATCTGTACGCTGGAAGAGCTGGCAGCCTCCCTGAGCCTAACCCGCGAGCGGGTGCGCCAGATCCAGATCGAGGGTCTGGAACAACTGCGCCGCATCCTGCGCCGCAAGGGCATTTCGCGCGATTTCCTGCTCTGA
- a CDS encoding AAA family ATPase: protein MQSLSLAYRQLNTLILGKPQAIRLALACLIARGHLLIDDVPGVGKTTLAHGLAASLGLDYRRVQFTSDLLPADILGVSIYQRDSSRFELHKGPVFAQLLLADEINRASPKVQSALLEAMEERQASIDGQTHPLPAPFFVVATQNPGEQMGTFPLPESQLDRFLMRISLGYPPREAERALLMGEDRRAMLARLRPVMAPETLLALAAAARGWALLAGRDYLLPEDVKAIFLPVAAHRLQSATGAPVEQELDRLLSHVAIP, encoded by the coding sequence ATGCAATCACTCTCCCTTGCCTATCGGCAATTGAATACCTTGATTCTGGGCAAACCGCAGGCCATCCGGCTGGCTCTGGCCTGCCTGATCGCGCGCGGCCACTTGTTGATCGACGATGTGCCCGGGGTCGGCAAGACCACGCTGGCCCACGGGCTGGCCGCATCATTGGGGCTGGATTACCGGCGGGTGCAATTCACCAGCGACCTGCTGCCGGCCGATATCCTGGGCGTCAGCATTTACCAGCGCGACAGCAGCCGTTTCGAGCTGCACAAGGGGCCGGTGTTCGCCCAGTTGCTGCTGGCCGATGAAATCAACCGCGCCTCGCCCAAGGTGCAGTCGGCTTTGCTGGAGGCGATGGAGGAAAGGCAGGCGTCGATCGACGGCCAGACCCATCCGCTGCCGGCGCCTTTCTTCGTGGTCGCCACTCAGAATCCGGGCGAGCAAATGGGCACCTTCCCCTTGCCGGAGTCGCAGTTGGACCGCTTTCTGATGCGCATCTCCCTGGGCTACCCGCCGCGCGAGGCGGAGCGCGCGTTGCTGATGGGGGAGGACCGGCGGGCCATGCTGGCGCGGTTGCGGCCGGTGATGGCGCCGGAGACGCTGCTGGCGCTGGCGGCGGCCGCGCGCGGCTGGGCGTTGCTGGCCGGCCGCGACTATCTGCTGCCGGAAGACGTCAAGGCGATTTTCCTGCCGGTGGCGGCGCATCGGCTGCAATCCGCCACCGGCGCGCCGGTGGAGCAGGAACTGGACAGATTGCTTTCCCATGTGGCCATTCCGTGA
- a CDS encoding DUF3488 and transglutaminase-like domain-containing protein gives MNEIEAQGWPVLLALLWTMSPLVWHLPPWLMAVCALALLLRGASRRLPPRWLLLPALPLAATGLWLSLGTLVGREGGVALLTALIAFKAFETRSLRDWRVLLALGFFLAAMPLLFDQSPLMAVWLALSLLSLTWAAARLAGEPPRGSWRQAGLALALSLPLMLALFVAMPRLSQPLWSMPSESRLSASGLGDEMEPGSISRLILNRAPAFSVVFDGQPPRQDQLYWRVMLLDSFDGRRWQGFDGQRGERAGEGKGRALRYQLTLNPERGRVPVLERALRAGDGSHLEDGGLLRQDRRGEELARYALESRLAATFPAELTPERKAFYLRLPPGNSRSRQLALRLAAGGAQDFPSAALDFLSRGGFLYTLAPPRLDGQAIDGFLFGSRQGFCEHYASAFAFLARAAGIPARVAVGYLGGEYNPAGRFWLVRSSDAHAWTELWLDGEWRRVDPTAAVAPGRVERGAEQALPALRAESGVAATLPPQWLRRARQQWQAASFVWQQWVVGYDAERQRGLFRRLGLGERVDGGSVLRAFAVGLALAMAPLAWWWRRRAAGEPLPAGWALLRRRLARRGIEVSAAQGPLELLRASRSLPRSDYRRLRALVEEYVALRYRRSGEDEAGAKRWQRRARRWK, from the coding sequence GTGAACGAAATCGAGGCTCAGGGGTGGCCGGTGCTGCTGGCCTTGCTGTGGACGATGTCGCCGCTGGTTTGGCATTTGCCGCCGTGGCTGATGGCGGTTTGCGCGCTGGCTCTTTTGCTGCGTGGGGCATCGCGGCGCCTGCCGCCGCGCTGGCTATTGCTTCCGGCGCTGCCGCTGGCTGCGACAGGGCTGTGGCTGAGTCTGGGGACCCTGGTCGGGCGCGAGGGCGGCGTCGCGTTGTTGACCGCGCTGATCGCCTTCAAAGCCTTCGAAACCCGCTCGCTGCGCGACTGGCGGGTGCTGCTGGCCCTGGGTTTCTTCCTGGCGGCGATGCCGCTGTTGTTCGACCAGTCGCCGCTGATGGCGGTTTGGCTAGCGTTGTCGCTGCTGTCGCTGACTTGGGCCGCCGCTCGTCTGGCCGGCGAGCCGCCGCGCGGCAGTTGGCGGCAGGCGGGACTGGCGCTGGCGTTGTCGCTGCCGCTGATGCTGGCGCTGTTCGTGGCGATGCCGCGCCTGTCGCAGCCGCTGTGGAGCATGCCCAGCGAGTCCCGGCTGTCCGCCAGTGGCCTTGGCGACGAGATGGAGCCAGGCAGCATCAGCCGCCTGATTCTGAATCGGGCGCCGGCTTTTTCAGTCGTTTTCGATGGACAGCCGCCGAGGCAGGATCAGTTGTACTGGCGGGTGATGTTGTTGGACAGCTTCGATGGCCGGCGCTGGCAAGGGTTTGACGGGCAACGGGGCGAGCGCGCCGGGGAGGGAAAAGGCAGGGCGCTGCGCTACCAACTGACGCTCAATCCGGAAAGGGGGCGCGTGCCGGTGCTGGAGCGGGCGCTGCGGGCGGGAGATGGCAGCCATCTGGAGGATGGCGGCTTGCTGCGGCAGGATCGCCGCGGCGAGGAGCTGGCCCGTTACGCGCTGGAGAGCCGCTTGGCGGCGACTTTTCCGGCGGAGCTGACGCCGGAGCGGAAGGCATTCTACCTTCGCCTGCCGCCCGGAAACTCCAGGAGCCGGCAGTTAGCCTTGCGGCTGGCGGCAGGCGGCGCGCAGGACTTTCCGAGCGCGGCGCTCGACTTCCTGAGTCGGGGCGGTTTTCTCTATACCCTGGCGCCGCCGCGTCTGGATGGGCAGGCGATAGATGGTTTCCTGTTCGGCAGTCGGCAGGGTTTCTGCGAGCATTACGCGTCGGCTTTCGCTTTCCTGGCCCGGGCTGCGGGCATTCCTGCGCGGGTGGCGGTCGGCTACCTTGGCGGAGAGTACAATCCGGCGGGGCGATTCTGGCTGGTGCGTTCCTCCGACGCCCATGCTTGGACCGAGCTGTGGCTGGATGGCGAATGGCGGCGCGTGGATCCTACCGCCGCAGTCGCCCCGGGAAGGGTGGAGCGCGGAGCGGAGCAGGCGTTGCCTGCATTGAGGGCGGAAAGCGGCGTCGCAGCGACTTTGCCGCCGCAATGGCTTAGGCGGGCGCGGCAGCAGTGGCAGGCGGCCAGTTTCGTCTGGCAGCAGTGGGTGGTGGGCTATGACGCGGAACGGCAGCGCGGCCTGTTCCGGCGGCTGGGGCTGGGCGAGCGAGTGGACGGCGGCAGCGTGCTGCGCGCCTTCGCCGTCGGCCTGGCCTTGGCCATGGCGCCGCTGGCCTGGTGGTGGCGCCGGCGGGCAGCGGGCGAGCCCTTGCCCGCGGGATGGGCGTTGTTGCGGAGGCGCTTGGCGCGGCGAGGCATAGAGGTGTCCGCGGCGCAGGGGCCATTGGAGTTGCTGAGGGCGTCGCGGAGCTTGCCGCGGTCGGATTATCGCCGATTGAGGGCGTTGGTGGAGGAGTACGTGGCGCTGCGCTATCGGCGAAGCGGCGAGGATGAGGCTGGCGCCAAGCGCTGGCAGAGGCGGGCGCGGCGCTGGAAATGA
- a CDS encoding CheR family methyltransferase: MNKLPPVVLPKIEFNREFSFTDADFERIRKLIYKEAGISLNPSKKDMVYGRLVRRIRELKLPGFAAYVDFLESIGGKREFEQFVNALTTNLTFFFREEHHFPILAEHLKKKAAAGGELSIWCAAASTGEEPYSLAITALEAFPGASRPNVTVLATDLDTSVLETGRKGIYPADKIARLPPGHAVKYFDKQPDGSYQAKQALRNMITFQRLNLVEGNWSVRKQFDAIFCRNVMIYFDRDTQFGVLKRFAPLLKPDGLLFVGHSENFYFASDYFHLRGKTVYEHAKK; encoded by the coding sequence ATGAACAAGCTGCCGCCGGTGGTATTGCCCAAGATCGAATTCAATCGCGAATTCTCTTTTACGGACGCCGATTTCGAGCGCATCCGCAAGTTGATCTACAAGGAGGCGGGTATCTCGCTGAACCCGTCGAAGAAGGATATGGTGTACGGCCGGCTGGTGCGCCGCATCCGCGAGCTGAAGCTGCCGGGATTCGCCGCCTACGTCGATTTCCTGGAGTCGATCGGCGGCAAGCGCGAGTTCGAGCAGTTCGTCAATGCGCTGACCACCAATCTGACCTTCTTCTTCCGGGAAGAGCATCACTTTCCGATTCTGGCCGAGCATCTGAAGAAGAAGGCCGCGGCCGGCGGAGAGCTGTCGATCTGGTGCGCTGCGGCCTCTACCGGCGAGGAGCCGTACTCGCTGGCGATCACCGCGCTGGAAGCGTTTCCAGGAGCCTCCCGGCCCAATGTCACGGTGTTGGCCACCGACCTCGATACCAGCGTGCTGGAGACGGGGCGCAAGGGGATTTATCCTGCCGACAAGATCGCGCGCCTGCCGCCGGGGCACGCGGTCAAGTATTTCGACAAGCAGCCGGACGGCAGCTATCAGGCCAAGCAGGCGTTGCGCAATATGATCACTTTCCAGCGGCTGAATCTGGTGGAGGGAAACTGGAGCGTGCGCAAGCAGTTCGACGCCATCTTCTGTCGCAACGTGATGATCTATTTTGACCGCGATACCCAGTTCGGCGTGCTCAAGCGCTTCGCGCCGCTGCTGAAGCCGGACGGCTTGCTGTTTGTCGGCCATTCGGAGAATTTCTACTTCGCGTCCGATTATTTCCATTTGCGCGGCAAGACCGTCTACGAACACGCGAAAAAATAG
- a CDS encoding group II truncated hemoglobin, with the protein MQEMTPYQLLGGEGVVRWLADRFYDIMDSEPEVKPLRDMHPADLAGSSQKLFMFLSGWLGGPSLYMEAFGHPRLRMRHMPFAVDEAARDQWMFCMRKAVGELVAEDWLKDKLLEAFYNTADFMRNR; encoded by the coding sequence GTGCAGGAAATGACGCCGTACCAGTTGCTGGGCGGCGAAGGGGTGGTCCGTTGGTTGGCTGACCGGTTTTACGACATCATGGACAGCGAGCCTGAAGTGAAGCCGCTGCGCGACATGCATCCGGCGGACCTGGCCGGTTCAAGCCAGAAGCTGTTCATGTTTCTGTCTGGATGGCTGGGCGGGCCTTCGCTGTATATGGAAGCCTTCGGCCATCCCAGGTTGCGGATGCGCCACATGCCTTTCGCCGTCGACGAAGCCGCGCGCGACCAGTGGATGTTCTGCATGCGCAAGGCGGTGGGGGAACTGGTGGCGGAGGACTGGCTGAAGGACAAGCTGCTGGAGGCGTTTTATAACACCGCGGACTTCATGCGCAACCGCTGA
- a CDS encoding D-amino acid dehydrogenase produces MRVAVLGAGVVGVSSAWFLARMGHEVVVLERACGAARETSFANGGQLSVSQSEPWAHPGAPWQILRWLWRDDSPLLFRPRLDPAQWRWLAGFLAECLPGQQLRNTRQMVALGLYSRDAMRQLREETGITYRRLSRGILSLHYDACQLRHARRSASRLQALGVDKRVLSPMQALALEPALEPALPMLSGASWCPDDESGDVHLFTRGLAESAAGLGVEFRYNTRINALEMANGELSGVSVTRPDGAYDRVVADAYVLALGSHSPLLAAPLGLRLPIYPAKGYSATVPVRSLIAAPMVSLTDEASKLVFSRLGDELRIAGTAELSGYSSSLDPIRCEALLSRARALFPAAGDWERARFWSGLRPATPGNVPLIGKSRIGRLFLNTGHGTLGWTEGAGSGRALAEIVSGRQPKLAFAFCGL; encoded by the coding sequence ATGCGAGTGGCGGTTCTCGGGGCTGGCGTGGTGGGCGTGTCCTCCGCCTGGTTCCTGGCCAGGATGGGGCATGAGGTGGTGGTGCTGGAGCGCGCTTGCGGCGCGGCGCGGGAAACCAGCTTCGCCAATGGCGGCCAGCTGTCGGTCAGTCAGTCCGAGCCTTGGGCCCATCCGGGCGCGCCATGGCAGATCTTGCGCTGGCTGTGGCGCGACGACTCCCCGCTGCTGTTCCGCCCCCGGCTAGATCCGGCGCAGTGGCGCTGGCTGGCGGGCTTCCTGGCGGAGTGCCTGCCGGGCCAGCAACTGCGAAATACCCGGCAGATGGTGGCGCTGGGGCTGTACAGCCGCGATGCGATGCGCCAGCTGCGCGAGGAGACCGGCATCACCTACCGCCGCTTGTCGCGCGGGATTCTGAGTTTGCATTACGACGCTTGCCAGTTGCGCCACGCGCGCCGCTCCGCCTCTCGGCTGCAGGCGCTGGGTGTGGACAAGCGAGTGCTCAGTCCGATGCAGGCGCTGGCGCTGGAGCCGGCGCTGGAGCCGGCCTTGCCCATGCTCAGCGGCGCCAGCTGGTGTCCTGACGACGAGTCGGGAGACGTCCACCTTTTCACCCGCGGCTTGGCTGAGTCCGCCGCAGGCCTGGGGGTGGAGTTCCGCTACAATACGCGGATCAACGCGCTGGAGATGGCGAACGGAGAGCTGAGCGGGGTGTCGGTGACCCGGCCGGACGGCGCTTACGACAGAGTCGTCGCCGACGCCTACGTGCTGGCGCTGGGCAGCCACTCGCCGCTGTTGGCCGCGCCGTTGGGCTTGCGGCTGCCGATCTATCCGGCCAAGGGGTACTCCGCGACGGTGCCGGTAAGGAGTCTGATCGCCGCGCCCATGGTAAGCCTGACCGACGAGGCGAGCAAACTGGTGTTCAGCCGGCTCGGCGACGAGTTGCGCATTGCCGGCACCGCCGAGTTGTCCGGTTATTCGTCCAGCCTGGATCCGATTCGTTGCGAGGCTTTGCTGTCGCGGGCAAGGGCGCTGTTTCCCGCCGCCGGAGATTGGGAGCGCGCGCGCTTCTGGAGCGGCTTGCGGCCGGCTACGCCGGGCAATGTGCCGCTGATAGGCAAGAGCCGCATCGGACGCCTGTTCCTGAACACCGGCCACGGCACGCTGGGCTGGACCGAGGGCGCGGGGTCGGGCAGGGCGCTGGCGGAAATCGTCAGCGGCCGCCAGCCCAAGCTGGCGTTCGCGTTTTGCGGCTTGTGA
- the plsY gene encoding glycerol-3-phosphate 1-O-acyltransferase PlsY — protein MTTTAFAFVLAAYLIGSLSFAVIVSKAMGMDDPRNYGSGNPGATNVLRSGKKLAAALTLLGDGAKGWVAVALASWLGPRYGLGEQGIALCALAVLFGHMWPVFFGFKGGKGVATAVGILFGINAWLALAALATWLFMAFVVKISSLSAIIACVLVPVYAFFILGPQSVFFGTCIIIAIVVVHRHKSNLIKLMTGQEDKIGGKGDAG, from the coding sequence ATGACCACGACTGCATTTGCCTTTGTCCTGGCGGCCTATTTGATCGGATCGCTGTCTTTCGCCGTGATCGTCAGCAAGGCGATGGGCATGGATGACCCGCGCAACTACGGCTCCGGCAATCCTGGCGCCACCAATGTGCTGCGCAGCGGCAAGAAGCTGGCCGCGGCGCTGACGCTGCTGGGCGACGGGGCCAAGGGCTGGGTGGCGGTGGCGCTCGCCAGTTGGCTTGGGCCGCGTTACGGCCTGGGCGAGCAGGGCATCGCGCTGTGCGCTCTGGCGGTGCTGTTCGGCCACATGTGGCCGGTATTCTTCGGCTTCAAGGGCGGCAAGGGCGTGGCCACCGCGGTGGGCATCCTGTTCGGCATCAATGCCTGGCTGGCGCTGGCGGCGCTGGCAACTTGGTTGTTCATGGCTTTCGTGGTGAAGATCTCTTCGCTGTCCGCCATCATCGCCTGCGTGCTGGTGCCGGTATACGCTTTCTTCATCCTGGGGCCGCAAAGCGTATTTTTCGGAACCTGCATCATCATCGCCATCGTGGTGGTCCATCGCCACAAGTCCAACCTGATCAAGCTGATGACCGGGCAGGAAGACAAGATAGGCGGCAAGGGCGACGCCGGCTGA
- the folB gene encoding dihydroneopterin aldolase, whose amino-acid sequence MDIIFLREVRADTVIGVYDWERKAAQTIEIDLEIGIPSDTPCHSDDIGDTIHYGVVVERLRQSLAEQHFLLIEALAEHIAKMVREEFGAPWVKVAVTKLGILPGVKRVGVQIERGHRPN is encoded by the coding sequence ATGGACATCATATTCCTGCGCGAAGTGCGCGCCGACACCGTGATCGGCGTGTACGACTGGGAGCGCAAAGCCGCCCAGACCATAGAAATCGATCTGGAAATCGGCATTCCCAGCGACACGCCCTGCCATAGCGACGACATCGGCGACACCATTCATTACGGCGTGGTGGTGGAACGGCTGCGCCAATCGCTGGCCGAACAGCATTTCCTGCTGATCGAAGCGCTGGCGGAGCATATCGCCAAAATGGTGCGGGAAGAGTTCGGCGCGCCCTGGGTGAAAGTGGCGGTCACCAAACTGGGGATATTGCCTGGCGTAAAACGCGTCGGCGTTCAGATAGAGCGAGGCCACCGGCCCAACTGA
- the erpA gene encoding iron-sulfur cluster insertion protein ErpA: MPSPINFTDSACAKVQDLIAEEGNPDLKLRVFVTGGGCSGFQYGFTFDEIANEDDTAIERQGVTFLVDPMSYQYLVGAEIDYQESLEGSQFVIRNPNATTTCGCGSSFSV; this comes from the coding sequence ATGCCGAGCCCGATCAACTTCACCGACAGCGCCTGCGCCAAGGTGCAGGATCTGATCGCTGAAGAGGGCAATCCCGATCTGAAACTGCGCGTGTTCGTCACCGGCGGCGGCTGTTCCGGCTTCCAGTACGGCTTCACGTTCGACGAGATCGCCAATGAGGACGATACGGCGATCGAGCGCCAGGGGGTGACCTTTCTGGTCGATCCGATGAGCTACCAGTACCTGGTCGGCGCCGAGATCGATTATCAGGAAAGCCTGGAAGGCTCGCAGTTCGTGATCCGCAACCCGAACGCCACCACCACTTGCGGTTGTGGTTCTTCGTTCTCGGTGTGA